TCAAAGGCGTTCAGAAACTACGATGAGAAGTTTGGGGACTAACCTCTCAAGTACCACCAGCTTCACACTCATGGGCTTCCCAGAGTTGGAAAGCCTGGAGCACTGGCTGGCCGCCCTCCTCCTGCTGCTTTATGCTGTCTCCATCCTAGGAAACTCCCTGATTCTCTTCATCATCAAGGAGGAGCAGAGCTTGCACCAGCCAATGTACTACTTCCTGTCCCTTCTGTCTGTCACTGACCTGGGGGCGTCCTTTTCTACACTGCCCACTGTCCTGGCTTCTATGTGTTTTCATGCTCCAGAGACTGCTTTTGATGCCTGCCTGGCCCAAATGTTCTTCATCCATTTTTTCTCCTGGACAGAATCTGGGATCCTGTTGGCCATGAGTtttgaccgctatgtggccatctgtaacCCTTTGCGCTATTCTTCAGTGCTCACTGATGTCCATGTAGCCCGCATGGGAATATCCATTATCATCCGCAGCTTTTGCATGGTCTTTCCACTTCCTTTCCTCCTGAAGAGGCTGCCCTTCTGTAAGGTCAATATTCTGATCCATTCGTACTGTTTGCACCCTGACATGATCCGCCTGCCCTGTGGAGATACCACCATCAACAGCATGTATGGCCTGTTCATTGTCATCTCTGCCTTTGGTGTAGATTCAGTGCTCATCCTCCTCTCCTATGTGCTCATTTTGCGCTCTGTGCTGGTCATTGCCTCCAAGGAAGAGAGGCTCAAGACACTTAACACATGTGTATCACATATCTGTGCTGTGCTCATCTTCTATGTGCCCATGGTTAGTGTATCAATGGTCCATCGATTTGGGAAGCATGCCCCTGAGTATGTGCACAAGTTCATGTCCTTGGTCTATCTCTTTGTGCCTCCAATGCTCAACCCAATTATCTATTCCATCAAGACTAAGGAGATTCGTAAGAGACTACACAAGATGTTTTTTGTACCCAAGCTCTGATTAAGGGGAAAGGTTCTGGAAAATCACGCATGTTAGAGATTCTTGCTATTGCTACTGTTTGAGTTCATCAGGCTAATTCTTTGGAGTTTTTCAATCTCCTTCTAAACATGGAATGACAATTTTGTTCCTGGCTGTTGTTACCGGTTGTAGTTTAAATACAGTCTATAATATCAGGCTGCCCTAGGATGGAAAAAGTATCCTAAGTTGCCACAAATACTTTTTCTTGAGATTCAACAGGAAGAGGGTTTTAAATTAGATCCTTAGTTTTAATATCTTAGTAACCCTATGCTTTCaattaaatctaaaaaaataatgtatgcaTATAAACCATGTTATAATTGGGGACTATGTGATTTGAGATCATATGTTTCACCCACAAATTGTTAAGAGAATAATAGTTTTGAATATCTTTAAACttaaaattatagatataaatgacttttttaaaaaccaagctTACGATTTTGAAATATGAGTACTCATATATCCATTAAAATGCAGCACACATTCTTGTCACAATTACCATGTAACATAAGCCACATGAAACCTGACATTTAGAAGTTTTAAACAATGAGAAATATCTTAGGATAAAGGCATATGCTCTCATCCTCGAATGAGCAGAGAGACAATTCAGCTTTCCCTGAGGAGCTACCTGGCACACTAAACGGAAAGCAACAGATGTTGGTGATCAGTGGAGGACAAGTCCCTAGTAGCAGTGCAGCTTGGCTTCACAGTCTTCTGGAACATGGGCTTCCTTCCTAGGTTGAGCAACCCAGCCCAGAGATTTCAGCACATCCTGGGACAGAGAGGGGAGAAGTTGAAGGATGTCAGGAAATTCACAAAGAGCAGCTGTGGAAAGGGAAGAATTGTCTGAAATCCATGCTAATGAAACAGCCCACACCACACAGGCATGTGGACCCTTGGAAGAAGTGAGCTAGTGCTATGGTGGGGTGTTCACGGGGTAGTAGACAGACCATGGCAAAACTCAACTCTGAGGGACaattagaaaaagcagagtttaggCAAAAATTCAATCTTTAAatcaacatctctctctctctctcttttaactgaattatttattctaatttgttatacatgatggcagaatgcaattcatttcatattacacacagagagcacaatttttcaattcactgattttcacaccattcgtgtcttcatacatgtacttagggtaatgatgtctaactcatcccaccatcattcctacccccttaccccctccctccccctccctcccttttgccctatcttaaagttccttcattccttccaAGCTCCCTACcccatcgccattatgagtcagcatcctcatatcaaagaaaacattcagcctttgtttttttttttttttttttgcattggctTGCTTCATTTAGCTCTATATTCTCCATGAATggccatttacctgaaaatgccatgattttattctcttttaatgctagtaatgttccattgcatatatataccaaagtttccctattcattcatctactgaagggcatctgtgttggttccacaattttgctattgtgaattgtgctgctataaacattgatatggctgtgtccctgtggtatgctgtttttaagtcctttgagtataaaccaaggagtggaatagctgggtcaaatggtggtttcattccaagttttctaaggaatctccatactgctttctatattggctgcaccaatttacaatcccactagcaatgtatgagtgtgcctttccccccacatcctcgccaacacttattgttgcattcttgatagctgccattctgactgtagtgagatgaaatcttagagtaattttgatttgcatttctctaattgttagagatgttgaacattttttcatatgtttgttgattgattgtatatcatcttttgagaagtgtctgttcaggtccttggcccattttttgattgggttatttgttttttttggtttcaagctttttgagtgctttatatattctgaagattaatgctctagctgatatgcttgtggtaaagattttctcccattctgtaggctctctattcacctcactgattgtttcttttgctgagatgaagctttttagtttaaatccatcccatttattgatttttaattttaattcttgcactgtaggagttttattaagaatactggggcctaatcccacatgatggagatttgggcctactttttctttcattaagtgCAAGGTCtatggtttaatttctaggttcttgatccactttgaattgagttttgtgtatggtgagagatagaagtttaatttccttttgttacatgtggatttcaagttttcccagcaccatttgttgaagaggctatcttttctccagtgtacatttttggtgcctttgtaaATTGACATCTCTTTAACTGTATTTTTGCTCTTAAGAACACGAaagcctagggatgtggcttagttgtacAGCACTTGGATAATGCCGAagaagtccggctgcagcaaaataactggagggtgacgagcaacttgtgtagattgatccagcaggagtgggagccgtttattgtaggacggttattttgctgcagctggactgcggcaggaTAACTTGTAGGATGCCCTGAATTCAGTTCCcagaatcaggggctggggtgggagaaaAAAGATCAGATCATATCCACCAAGTAGCATGATAAAATTACCTGATCAAACGTAAGAGCAGTAAAAACTTGAATTTACAGTAGATCCTCTTGTTTGCTGAACTGagaaaccagaaaacaaaacaaaacaaaataaaaacctacaTATGAGATCTTCAACATAACTATGAAATAGGGAAACCCTAAGAACACTGTCCCCAGTTGGGGAGACCTAAATCCCAAGCCAAAAGCTGAGTGGATGGTTTTGAGATTGGTTGGGGACTGGGAATGATACTTTCAGGCTCAATTGCTTACAGAAATGAGAGCATCAAGCAGTGCTGTCATGGTTAAGCATTGGAGAATCTCAGAAATATACAGCAAATGAGCTCTTCCAAAATGATAGAGTCTTAACCTGAAGGAAAACAAAGTTCATATGAGTAAAAGACAAAAAAGTTTCTGAGGATATAAGGGAAATAGCTCAAATAAAGCAGAAACAGGAAGTGCAGCAACTCAATACAGTTCTCAATCTGAGGGCACAACTTTGAAGCAAAATCTGTGGAGTTCTAGGTTGGAACTGGAGAGGGCAGAACATCCTCACAAACAGACTCAGTTTGAATCACAGAGTCAAGCTTAGTAAATATAAGCAATTTAGTAAATTGCTTAGTAAATATAAGCAATTTCCCTAGATAAGAGACTTGttaaaaaaagctttttctttctGAGATAAATTAAGTGGTAAAACAGAGACAGTTGGAACTTTGAGCTGTTTGCCCAACTTCAGAAAGGAAACAACAGCAAAGTCACTGGAGGAGCTATTCTGCCATCTCTTCTTCTTTGGAGCATCCTCCCAGTGACCTTGGAAtatcattctttctttatttataggAACAGCTAAAATTGGTTGGAAGGTGGGTAGTGCTAGGAATGAACCCAGGAACTTGTCCATGTTgtgcaagtactctaccactaagtcataacctcaatcttttcttttcttttcttttcttctttctttctttctttctttctttctttctttctttctttctttctttctttctttctttctttctttctttccttcttcttatttttttacatgttgatggagctttattttattagcttatttatatgcgatgctgagaatagaacccagtgtcttacacatgctaggcaagtgcttgactgctgagccacaacccagcttaTTTTCGTATGggcaaaaaaaatggaagcaaaatggaagaaaatcatcAAGGACAAAATGAATCCATGACTCTCAGAGATATGCTGACATTAGGAATCTACAATCTCATTTTCAAGATGCTTTTTATATTCTAACATTTCAGTATCTGTATCTGAAATTATAAACCATGTTAGTGAGTTCAGTATTTTTTtaggctttaaaaaaatgcatctcAATCTCAACCACACAATAGAATCACATCATAAGGTATGTGGATAGCAAGAACGAGTACTCTCATAACACTGAAAGATATTGGGatcatttatataaacatatacttattttgttttgctgCTGCTTAGTAAATATAACCAATTTCCCTAGATAAgagactgttaaaaaaaaagctttttctttctGAGATAAATTAAGTGGTAAAACagtattttatgaaatgtattgactttaaaataaatgatacatgTCAAATTTGTTTACAACATTTTTGTATGTACCAAAGCCTGAGagttttcattaaataatttctcaaaaataaaatatttgtttaaatataaagTCAAATCAAATAGTCtgaattatatttaataactCTTTCATCCTTTATTGTcacaaacttttatttatatattatttgtggAAGTATTTTTATAGATGTTTAGTTTGTAAATGTTGAGTGGTATTTCCTGTTGAATGTAATCATAAATAATCATTCTGTGTTGAATAATTGATATATGAAATATTTCCCATCTCCTGCATAAGGTTTTGAATATGTCTGTtcaacaataatttatttatttgagttttaGATTTATTATACTTAACTTTTCTATATTCTCAGAAATTTATTTACAAAGTTGCTAATTCTCAAACCTTTGTGTTAAAAatcacagaatatattttgatttcataTTGTGTCAATTACAGAAAAAGCTACTTGGCAATTTGTCAAGTTTAACTTGTTCAACATTTACTGAAAAATTCATATTAGAGATATTGAACTTGGATGTTAAGACTAATAAAGAGTTGGGCATGGTaatgcatgcctgcaatccagcaactcagaggctgaagcaggagggtcgcAAGATCAAAACCAACCTCATAAATtttctgagaccctgtctcaaaataaaaaataaaaatggctgggaatgcaACTCAGTGCACTGAGGActacatgttctctctcatatgtggaatgtgaaaaaaagttgaaaaaaaaataaagtggattTTCAACCAGTATTGTTTGTTATCTGTCTTTCACTGGCAAAATATAAATCTCCAAGTAAAGACTTATTTCCCCCATCTAGTATTTGCTTTAAACATGTAGCCTGGTGGTTCTCAGACTTTGCTTTGGCACCCAATTCAAGAGAACATTTACTTCACATGCCATTCCATCGCACTGCAGGCATTCTATACAGAAGACAAGTGTTACctgttctctcttatatgtggaataaaaaaaaatttttttgacttGAATGTAGAAAAGTGATTATTAGAGTTTGTGAAGGAgaggttaaaaaaagagaagctgGATTTGTTTAAGGAAGACTTTATGCATTTATTGAAATACTATTCTGAGCTTCTTTACTATGTACAATTAATACTTGTACatgcaattaaaagaaaaaaagggaatatCTATTTAGTAAACAATCCGAGGGGATGTTAATATAATAACATATTTCTCCCATATAACTTCTGgtgttttttcttaaaatcacTCATGACTAAATCCCATAATCATGAGTCCTAGGACCATCTTTGATATACTGTAGGTTTCTGTGCATATTGTTGAgtgaatacataaatgaatgagaTGTTATGCTACTTACAGAGTAAAACTCTTTgggagggaatttttttttaccacaagAATTACTTCCTCAACCCAACAAAAATCTCCACATCGATTTAGAACTGGAATTGAATAGAGGATAGTGATGAAAACCCTTAGGGAGAATTTCCCTAGCAACGTGCTTGGCACTAAGATAGGTAAGATGGAGGTTGTCTCATATCCATTTCTGATTTTTGAATTTCTATGAGTTGAAACCTGTTTGTCATCTAAACGTGTCATGTACCAGTTCTTTGGGTGACTGACACACGCCTATAGACAGTATAGGAGCTATTAGCTAGTGACTGCAAAACTACAGTTTGCATTGAATAGTATTGAAGACTTTTGAAAATTTGGGTGAAATATTAAGTGTTTAGATGTTGTTAACTGATGTAAGAATTACATATGTACAAATCAGATCAATGAACAGAATTAAATAATTACACAAGAGATaatttaatgcctttattttctcaCATATATTTGATGAACTAGCCTTCCATGTGTAatgaaagaaaaggcaaaaacacTTTTTTAAGTATGAGCAAAATCTGCACCTGCCTACCTTTAGTGTGACAGAACCATGATGCCAATCTTTGTTCTGATATTCATGCTTATTTGCTGCTTGCTCAACAACAATCTTCTTCTCCTGCAAAGGGTAATTCCCAAGTAGTGACTCTTTACTCATTGTTTGTAGCTAGAAAATAATGATTCACCTCTGCATTTCCCTctatcctctttatttttatcttttgaagaTAAAAACACTACACAAATGTATACCTTTCTAAGGCTCTAGTGTAgaccagtggcagagcactcgttTGCTAGGTGCAGGATCCTGGGTTAGAGTCTCagacccaaacaaacaaaaaagtctatCCCCTTGGTAAAGTTTGAAGTCTCCGAATAGTTCTGGTAGTAGAGGCACTGTGTGGTATATATCTCTAGCAACCATTCTTCTATGTAACTGAAACGTCATACCCTTTGATCAACACCCCCTCATTTTCCCGGTGTCTTCGTTTATGTGTCAAATGAATTTAATaggttattttcttatttatcttattatttaaaaagaatctaTAGCTCATATCAGCAGGCCTATGAGATAGGCAGAACTATTAATCCTGTTACAGGTAAAGTCATGAGGCCACAGAACGGATTGAAGGACTTGCTCAGAATAACACAGCCCATAGCTGGAGAAGCAGGAGGTGAACTAACACAGTCTGACTCCCAGACCAAGACTAGTCCAAGCTGGAGTTGGTAACACTGTCAGGAGCTGCTCTGGAAATACACACCCTTAAGTCTTGAGCAAGAGATACTGAACAATTATTGTGCCCTGCAATAACTTGGGCTTTACCTCTGCTGGGAAAATGAGTCATGGCTTCAGGAGTAGGTGTCACCCAGTAGGGTTGatttacactcacctgttcctttgtaatcctacccctttgccctttttgggATAGAATATTCTATGGAACCTCCCCCTGTGTGTCCTCTATATAAGAATACAGAATTCCAgcagctctctctctttctaggaCCCTTAAGTTCAGAGAGCTGTCacagattttgaaaaggtacttctgtgtgtttgtgtgctttctttgtcattttcttaaattattggaatagtcagattttgtgaaccgaACATTAGATAGCCAGTTAGGATAGATAGCAATATAACCCCACTGAGGAAACACTTGAAATTCTTCTCTGTCCTCTTGTTGAACTCTACAGCCAGACACGTCTCACACTAATGGTCTTCCTTTAGGCTGGATACCTACAAGATGCCAAATCACAAAGGAGCTCAACCATTCATTCTGAAACTATCTGTTAAGTATCATGATATGCCAGATCCCTCATTAGACAGAAAAGGAATCCTTGGAGAATAAAGAAGCCTTTGACACTAACCTCTGAACTGGCAGTTTTGATCATTCAATATACTAATTAAGagtaccttattttttaaaaaattgattcctTAAATTTGAAATCTATAAAtgacagaatccattttgatataattatacaagcatataatacatattatgcTAATTGGGACCCATTCTTGTGGGTATATACAATAATGggattcatatatgtacataagaaattatgtcagattcaggctggggatgtggctcaagcggtagcgcactcgcctggcatgcgagtggcctgggtttgatcctcagcaccacatacaaacaaagatgttgtgtccactgaaaactaaaaaagaaaaataaatattaaaacttcaaaaaataaaagaaattatgtcagattcattccacttttttttccttttcctaaccTCCACCTGCCCTTCATTCCCGCTCCTCTAAACTTAATTCATGTGTTCTGAATTCCAGGCCACTCTATTTTACACTAGATCATATAATtagatttatttatacatatttcagtatataaatgaaaaattagttATCTGCTAGTAaatcttttgtcatttaaaaaatagtacttaGGTTTTAAATGCTAGTTGTCACGTTTTGTGACTGTGGAAAAGCGACTTAACTCATTGTACCTTGGTATCCTTAGATGAACAATATAGATAATGATAACATCcttttaaaaaggtatttgtgaTGTTTAAATGAATCAATATAGTTAATCACCTCACGAAGCTCTCATTAAGAATGTGTGGATGTTATTATTGGGAAAATAGAGTTACagtgaagaaagagaagatgtgGTGTTTACTGTTTGTGGTATCCCAGAAAATGCATCTGTAATACAGACTTCAGGGGCCAAGATTTTGCTAGTGCACATTGGCTTAGATTAACTAAGGTATAAAAGTGAGTCAAGGAATTTatatcagacttttaaaaaaggcTCTGGATTGGAAaccagtttcatttaaaaaaaaatcaaggaaagtcCCAAGTGTGGATTATTTTGCAAAATAGTTCTGCGAGGCCAATACTTATCTAGATAAAATGACAGAAAAGCATAGGTTAAGTAAGTGGGTGCAAATCACATGTATCTTACCACATGATAAATCCAATTTTACAGAAACCTATGGAAAGAATGCTATACTTCCATGATGATGGTGCTGGTTGTGGCATAATTATTAATTGTATGTCTACTATTTGCTAAATATCATGTTGTGAGCtttgaataaattaaagaataagagAGACATAAAACCACCTTTGATAAAGTTTACATATTAAGGTAGTGGAGAGATAgtaaataatttatcattttcacTAACTCCATTATCACCATTCTACAAAAGACTAGAAATTTGGTGAATAGTCTTGATCAGTGTCTATCAGTATAATGTCACCTAGGCCAGAGAGTGAGGGGAATCCTCCATAGGGCAATAACGGTTAAGCTGAGGATTGGTGAAGCCCAAACAAGGGAACTAGTTTCATTAAAGTGAAAAGTCAAGTGAGGTCCCAAGTGTGGATCATTTTGCAAGATGGTACTCTGAGGCCAATATCTATCAGATAAAATGATAGAACAAAGAAAAGCTACCAAGTTGCCAGAACAACATTGGGGAAGGCCTTCAGGTAGCAGTGGACCTTGCACATTCAAGGACCTGAAAATAGTCATTATGGCTGTAACAGAAAgagcaagagggaaaaaaactCAACATGAATTTGGAAAGGAATGTAGGGGACATGTCACAATGCCCTATAGGTGACACTGGAGCTTGGAAATTATcataatggaaatagaaaaaatgtgACTGAATTTGATTTAGTATTTCTTCAATGTGTGCAAAAGGGATCAGAAGAGGGCTAAGTAATGTGGGGGAAATGAGTCAAGACACTGTTGTTATAACCCAAGGTTGAAATGTTGATGTGATGGTCTAGAGAGGAACTGTGAGACTTCAAAAGAGTCAGTTACTAACAAGAAGACACACAGGAGGTAGAATTGAGAAGACATAATAATATTTCTGCAAGTAGAGTTTATAAGTCCAACATTAATTTACTGGGTTCTCACCTCCCTTGGCTATTTCTGATTCATCCTTCAGTTCTCAATCCCACACTAAACTTCCAAATTACTCCAAGTTTCTCCCTTTAAAGTGGTTTTTATTTATAACTCCCTAAAGCTCAACTCTGAAGCAAATCAATGCATGATACCAATTGTTTTTCTTGATGTGCTGATTACTGTGGGAGTGGAGAGGAGGTTTCTCTTGATCACTGTTGTGTCCCATACTGCCTTCAATGGGGTTCTCTCTTCCAATTGgtgattggtgtgtgtgtgtgtgtgtgtgtgtggtgtgtgtgagtgtgtccgTCTGTGGTATCAGTGCACTGCCATGGTTTTTCATCATGGATCAGAATCTTGATTTACCAATGATTTTATCTTATGGAAGTTTTTATAATCTCTTGAATCTCAGGAATTTTATCAATAAAGGGCAGGTAGAAATCCTGATTTAAGGTTtgtatgaatattaaataatgtaTGTGAAGATTCTAGTCAACTTATGTCATGTAGCAGGTTGTCAGTCAATGGTTACTGTTCTGCATATCCTATCTTTGTAGTATGACTAAATGATTCAAACCTTAAATATTTCAGAATCATGATATTTTTATA
This portion of the Ictidomys tridecemlineatus isolate mIctTri1 chromosome 4, mIctTri1.hap1, whole genome shotgun sequence genome encodes:
- the LOC101970629 gene encoding olfactory receptor 51I2 — its product is MRSLGTNLSSTTSFTLMGFPELESLEHWLAALLLLLYAVSILGNSLILFIIKEEQSLHQPMYYFLSLLSVTDLGASFSTLPTVLASMCFHAPETAFDACLAQMFFIHFFSWTESGILLAMSFDRYVAICNPLRYSSVLTDVHVARMGISIIIRSFCMVFPLPFLLKRLPFCKVNILIHSYCLHPDMIRLPCGDTTINSMYGLFIVISAFGVDSVLILLSYVLILRSVLVIASKEERLKTLNTCVSHICAVLIFYVPMVSVSMVHRFGKHAPEYVHKFMSLVYLFVPPMLNPIIYSIKTKEIRKRLHKMFFVPKL